In Candidatus Dormiibacterota bacterium, the sequence AGCGGCGTGAACGCGGCCGGCGCGCTCGACACGCGCAGCGGAGCGGACGAGATATCGCGCACCGACCTGAGCAACGGGTTGCTGACGTTCGCAAAAAACGCCGGGTTCTTCCGTTTCGGCATCACTGCGGGCATCTATGCGTTCCCCACCGTAGGCCAAGCGCTCAACCCGACCACACAAGCCGGGGGGAATACCGCCCTTTACGGCTACGTTCCGCAAGCGTATATCGCGCTCGTGCCGAACGAGCATCTGACGATCGCTGCGGGCCAGCTCGCGACGCTGCTCGGTCAGGAAAACGGATTCACCTACCAAAACGTCACCATCCAGCGCGGGCTCGTCTGGGCGAGCGAGCCGGCGTTTAGCCGGGGATTACGTGTGACGTACACGCAAGGGAAGTTCACCGGCGACCTCGAGTATAACGACGGCTACTACACCGCGAGGTATCGCGCGTTAGAAGGGCTCGTCGGCTGGGCGCCGAGCGCAGACACGAGCGTGCAGTTCGCGTTCATCGTGCCGCAGGCAGACACGCCCGGGAATGCGACGACCGCCATCGCCAACAAGATCGAGTACGA encodes:
- a CDS encoding outer membrane beta-barrel protein gives rise to the protein MRVVSVIIALFSLGSALARPAIARAQATPAPYAADGAFSLYSVHTSGVNAAGALDTRSGADEISRTDLSNGLLTFAKNAGFFRFGITAGIYAFPTVGQALNPTTQAGGNTALYGYVPQAYIALVPNEHLTIAAGQLATLLGQENGFTYQNVTIQRGLVWASEPAFSRGLRVTYTQGKFTGDLEYNDGYYTARYRALEGLVGWAPSADTSVQFAFIVPQADTPGNATTAIANKIEYDVMLTQQLGKLELLPYVLLIASPASATLGYARAQSATGAALLADYAFNGRFSIGARYEWFADRSSSTDASANADFLGYGPGSRATSFTITPEYRANPFFARAEFSSVNASGAKPGLAFGPAGTGVSQTRVIVETGVQF